The uncultured Desulfuromonas sp. genome has a segment encoding these proteins:
- a CDS encoding EAL domain-containing protein: MEWNETCRLKNHCVDFLVLPVLGALFLSLLSVFQKLYIGAPVWRAQVYYFPAVYGSIAGGLVGIWSRRLRHAVVKQVKLQEHYLDLFENASDLIQSVRLDGSILYVNRAWKETLGYHENDIDSLNIFDVISSADRPICRNRVIKLLDGMELGPIEVTFQCKDGCAVLLEGNISLRQEEGQPHSVRGIFRNISERKQAEQKIHQLAYYDTLTGLPNRVLLQDRLIHAIADARRFSHHLAVMFIDLDQFKRVNDTLGHSVGDLLLKEAARRLRSSLRDNDTAARLGGDEFVIILSGFKQISNIPHIAQKVLTALSQAYFLAERELVVSASIGISVYPQDGDNAEILMRNADMAMYAAKYDHGNGYCFFSEEMNKNATRQLELEEQLRHALIDQQFEVYFQPQFDWSRQKVTGVEALVRWNQSKGEVVPPEIFIPVVESTGQIVALGEWVLRQACLQVQQLQCRINVPLQLSVNLSGRQFDDSALVYKVKKILLETDFKPEQLELEITETILMENADSARKTLDQLSTLGIRLAIDDFGTGYSSLNYLNTFPVDRLKIDKSFLVNVMHDDNHAAIVATIISMAETLGLSVIAEGVETMEQVSFLSDLGCQAMQGFIFSKPLPRRELEAFLQQGWPL; encoded by the coding sequence ATGGAATGGAATGAGACCTGTCGTCTGAAAAATCATTGTGTTGACTTTCTTGTTCTTCCTGTGTTGGGAGCACTGTTCCTCAGTCTTCTATCTGTTTTTCAAAAGCTGTATATCGGCGCCCCTGTTTGGCGCGCCCAGGTTTATTACTTTCCGGCTGTCTATGGCAGCATCGCCGGTGGTCTTGTCGGAATCTGGTCGCGTCGGCTTCGTCATGCCGTGGTCAAACAAGTGAAATTACAAGAACATTATCTGGACCTGTTTGAAAATGCTTCCGATCTGATTCAATCCGTGCGCCTCGATGGTTCTATTCTTTATGTGAACCGTGCCTGGAAAGAGACATTGGGCTACCACGAAAATGATATTGACTCATTGAATATTTTTGACGTTATTTCGTCCGCGGATCGTCCGATTTGTCGTAACCGTGTGATCAAGTTGTTGGATGGCATGGAACTGGGGCCCATAGAGGTCACTTTTCAATGTAAAGACGGCTGTGCGGTGCTCCTCGAAGGAAATATCAGCCTGAGGCAGGAAGAAGGGCAGCCTCATAGTGTCCGAGGTATTTTTCGCAATATTTCCGAACGTAAGCAGGCGGAACAGAAGATTCATCAACTGGCTTATTACGACACCCTGACGGGATTGCCCAACCGCGTTCTTCTTCAGGATCGTCTCATTCATGCCATTGCCGATGCCCGACGCTTTTCTCACCATCTGGCCGTGATGTTTATTGATCTGGACCAGTTTAAAAGAGTCAATGATACGTTAGGGCATTCCGTCGGCGATCTGCTGTTAAAAGAAGCTGCACGTAGATTGCGCAGCAGCTTACGTGACAATGACACCGCCGCGCGTCTTGGCGGCGATGAATTTGTTATTATTCTCTCCGGCTTTAAGCAGATCAGCAATATTCCCCATATTGCCCAGAAGGTTCTTACGGCCTTATCGCAAGCTTATTTTCTTGCGGAACGCGAACTGGTCGTTTCCGCCAGTATCGGCATCTCTGTTTATCCTCAAGATGGCGACAACGCCGAGATTCTGATGCGTAATGCCGATATGGCGATGTACGCAGCCAAATATGATCACGGAAACGGCTATTGTTTTTTCTCTGAGGAAATGAACAAAAATGCCACACGCCAACTTGAGCTTGAAGAACAGCTCCGTCATGCGCTGATTGATCAGCAGTTTGAGGTTTATTTTCAACCGCAATTCGATTGGAGCCGCCAAAAAGTCACCGGCGTTGAGGCTCTGGTGCGCTGGAACCAGTCAAAAGGTGAGGTGGTGCCGCCCGAAATTTTTATTCCCGTGGTCGAAAGTACTGGTCAGATTGTTGCCCTTGGAGAATGGGTCTTGCGGCAGGCGTGCCTTCAGGTGCAACAGCTCCAATGCCGGATAAATGTGCCTCTCCAGCTCTCCGTCAATTTATCCGGACGGCAATTTGACGATTCGGCTCTGGTGTACAAAGTTAAAAAGATCCTCCTGGAAACCGATTTTAAACCGGAGCAATTGGAGTTGGAAATTACTGAAACTATTCTGATGGAAAATGCCGACTCCGCACGTAAGACTCTTGATCAGCTCAGCACGCTTGGAATCCGTCTGGCTATTGATGATTTCGGCACCGGCTATTCCTCGCTGAACTATTTAAATACCTTTCCCGTTGATCGTCTCAAGATCGATAAATCTTTTCTGGTGAATGTGATGCATGACGACAATCATGCGGCGATCGTTGCGACGATTATATCAATGGCTGAAACTTTGGGGCTTAGTGTGATTGCGGAAGGGGTTGAGACGATGGAGCAGGTGAGCTTCCTCAGTGATCTCGGCTGTCAGGCGATGCAGGGATTTATCTTTTCCAAACCTTTGCCTCGCAGAGAACTGGAAGCATTCTTACAGCAGGGCTGGCCGTTATAG
- the extS gene encoding selenite/tellurite reduction operon c-type cytochrome lipoprotein ExtS translates to MGLRLAVLILLLGLSVPVRGETLNSCLECHSRVVLSHDFVADSAVALTDCVGCHRGNPQTRRKDLAHSQRIDAVYAWFRLANAPIMIAARQSIDRFACRRCHIQSRKGNTLAADLDQLLAQRSIEEMTEALLEPAYYMPNFALGEQDRQQVIRALLAGGTAPLHNAGEDITIVHFEDPASEERPFEKHCGACHRVLTPHSGGLGTATIAPNLSGLLTSFYPKTFKDDQPWTTDGLTRWIKNPRQIRPLAVMPPLDLNDQQIHQLIDNTWPVTQGELYQ, encoded by the coding sequence TTGGGCCTTCGTCTTGCCGTTTTAATCCTGCTGCTCGGTCTGAGCGTTCCGGTGCGTGGTGAAACGCTCAACAGCTGTCTGGAGTGTCATAGTCGGGTTGTGTTAAGCCATGATTTTGTCGCGGACTCGGCTGTTGCTCTGACGGATTGTGTTGGTTGCCACCGGGGGAATCCACAAACGCGACGTAAAGACCTGGCTCATTCGCAACGCATTGATGCCGTGTATGCCTGGTTTCGCCTTGCCAATGCGCCTATCATGATTGCTGCGCGACAGAGCATTGATCGTTTTGCCTGCCGTCGCTGCCATATCCAGAGCCGTAAAGGCAATACACTTGCCGCAGATCTCGATCAACTGTTGGCCCAACGTTCCATTGAAGAGATGACCGAGGCGTTACTTGAGCCGGCTTATTATATGCCGAACTTCGCTTTGGGTGAGCAGGATCGTCAACAGGTGATCCGCGCTCTGCTCGCGGGAGGCACGGCACCACTTCACAACGCCGGCGAGGATATCACCATAGTGCACTTTGAAGATCCCGCCAGCGAGGAACGCCCTTTTGAGAAACATTGCGGGGCATGCCATCGCGTGTTGACGCCGCATTCGGGTGGCCTGGGTACGGCAACTATTGCCCCCAATCTTTCTGGCTTGTTAACATCTTTTTACCCGAAAACTTTTAAAGATGATCAACCGTGGACGACGGATGGCCTGACACGTTGGATTAAAAATCCACGCCAGATACGTCCGCTCGCGGTGATGCCGCCGCTTGATTTGAACGATCAGCAGATTCACCAGTTGATCGATAACACTTGGCCTGTCACTCAGGGAGAACTGTACCAATGA
- the ltrA gene encoding group II intron reverse transcriptase/maturase has translation MTNVATEALPETAGAVSEGSDRKSREYGGGVSNVTACREPFWTEAKMRLMEEVVSRSNMMAAYHRVVGNKGAPGIDGMTVIALKDYLNKEWPRIKEELLNGDYQPQPVRKVDIPKPGGGVRTLGIPTVLDRLIQQALHQELMRLFEPDFSEHCYGFRPKRSAHQAVQAARRHVASGRRWVVDIDLEKFFDRVGHDVLMARVSRKVKDPRVLQLIRRYLRAGVLEGGILSPRVEGTPQGGPLSPLLSNILLDELDKELEKRGHAFCRYADDCNVYVHSRRSAERVMSSLTRFLEQQLKLKVNRGKSAVGRPWERTFLGYSMTFHKKPRLKVAQSSVKRFKASLRKLFRRGRGLSLKRTIEEAIPKLRGWIGYYRLAEVKGLFEELDGWIRRKLRCILWRQWKRPFTRARNLMRRGLTERRALKSARNGRGPWFNSGASHMHDAFRKSFFDKLGLVSLLDQHRRFQSAL, from the coding sequence ATGACGAACGTAGCCACAGAAGCCCTGCCTGAGACGGCAGGGGCCGTGTCCGAGGGTAGCGACCGGAAGTCGCGAGAGTACGGCGGCGGTGTGTCAAACGTCACGGCATGCAGAGAACCTTTCTGGACGGAAGCGAAAATGCGACTGATGGAAGAAGTCGTCAGTCGCAGCAACATGATGGCTGCCTATCATCGGGTGGTTGGTAATAAGGGTGCCCCCGGCATCGACGGGATGACGGTTATCGCCTTGAAGGACTACCTGAACAAAGAATGGCCGCGTATCAAGGAAGAACTGCTGAACGGGGACTATCAGCCTCAGCCGGTACGGAAAGTAGATATTCCCAAACCCGGCGGCGGGGTGCGCACGCTCGGCATCCCCACGGTGCTGGATCGACTCATTCAGCAGGCGCTGCATCAGGAGTTGATGCGGCTGTTCGAACCGGACTTCTCCGAGCACTGCTACGGGTTTCGTCCCAAGCGAAGTGCTCATCAAGCGGTGCAGGCCGCTCGGCGGCATGTCGCCTCAGGGCGGCGCTGGGTGGTCGACATCGATTTGGAGAAGTTTTTCGACCGCGTAGGGCACGATGTCCTTATGGCTCGTGTCTCGCGCAAGGTCAAAGACCCTCGGGTACTGCAACTGATTCGCCGCTATCTGAGGGCCGGGGTTCTCGAAGGCGGGATCCTATCGCCCCGGGTGGAGGGCACGCCACAAGGCGGGCCGCTGTCTCCCCTGTTGTCGAATATCCTGCTGGACGAACTGGACAAGGAACTGGAGAAACGGGGCCATGCCTTCTGCCGTTATGCCGATGACTGCAACGTTTATGTTCACAGTCGCCGGTCGGCCGAACGGGTTATGTCGTCGCTGACAAGGTTTCTCGAACAGCAACTGAAGCTCAAGGTCAATCGCGGTAAAAGCGCTGTTGGCCGTCCCTGGGAGAGAACCTTTCTCGGCTACAGCATGACCTTTCACAAGAAGCCACGGCTGAAAGTTGCTCAAAGCTCGGTGAAACGGTTCAAGGCAAGCCTGAGGAAGCTGTTTCGACGGGGAAGGGGGCTCAGCCTGAAAAGAACCATCGAAGAAGCGATCCCGAAGCTACGGGGCTGGATCGGTTATTACCGGCTTGCCGAAGTCAAAGGGCTCTTCGAGGAACTGGACGGTTGGATTCGCAGGAAACTGCGCTGCATCCTGTGGCGACAGTGGAAGCGCCCCTTCACCCGTGCCAGGAATCTGATGCGACGGGGATTGACGGAACGCAGGGCCCTGAAATCGGCCCGAAACGGGCGAGGCCCCTGGTTTAACTCAGGAGCCTCGCACATGCATGATGCGTTTCGGAAATCTTTCTTTGACAAGCTGGGGCTGGTTTCATTACTCGACCAGCACAGACGCTTTCAAAGTGCCTTGTGA